In Archocentrus centrarchus isolate MPI-CPG fArcCen1 chromosome 16, fArcCen1, whole genome shotgun sequence, a single window of DNA contains:
- the LOC115794526 gene encoding tumor necrosis factor receptor superfamily member 5, which produces MDCKNNEYENNGRCCDRCEAGQYMKAECDGTKKTECATCEHGTYTASQNHLIKCRPCKECSPSNHQQLLTPCSAKNDTVCECLPGFYCESVACDHCRPMHRCQLGEGVKIPASTTSDVICAPCEKGTFSNVTDFQSPCRPHTRCEDYGRVLKIPGTNKTDAVCGDFKSYCPWMLPAGLWSGFVLTAIVIVLLLILWRAKCKSYRAARSSICITPVAVVPIPADTPTELPSHCQETCKFPIFNPDDSPVICSIQDSLPITPLKASVSFAESTQTNGNADYCTSHFFRSYSEPQEDEYCGT; this is translated from the exons ATGGACTGCAAAAACAATGAGTACGAGAATAATGGGAGGTGCTGCGATCGCTGCGAAGCAG GACAGTACATGAAGGCTGAGTGTGATGGCACAAAGAAGACAGAGTGTGCTACATGTGAACACGGGACCTACACAGCCTCGCAAAATCACTTGATAAAATGCCGACCCTGCAAGGAGTGCAGTCCCA GTAACCATCAGCAGCTATTAACTCCTTGCTCAGCTAAAAATGACACAGTATGTGAGTGTCTGCCAGGTTTCTACTGTGAAAGTGTTGCTTGTGATCACTGCAGGCCTATGCATCGCTGTCAACTCGGTGAAGGGGTCAAGATTCCAG CCAGTACCACAAGCGATGTAATCTGTGCCCCATGTGAAAAGGGGACATTCAGCAATGTAACAGATTTCCAGTCACCCTGCAGACCTCATACCAG ATGTGAGGACTACGGAAGAGTGCTGAAAATTCCAGGAACCAATAAAACTGATGCAGTTTGTGGAGATTTCAAATCTT ATTGTCCTTGGATGTTGCCAGCAGGCCTGTGGTCGGGATTTGTGTTGACCGCAATCGTGATTGTGTTACTTCTCATCCTCTGGAGAGCAAAGTGCAAATCGTACAGAGCAG CTCGGTCCAGCATTTGTATTACTCCGGTGGCTGTGGTTCCCATTCCAGCTGACACTCCTACAGAGCTGCCTTCTCACTGCCAAGAGACCTGCAAATTCCCAATTTTTAACCCAG ATGATTCTCCGGTCATTTGCAGCATACAGGACAGCCTTCCTATAACTCCATTGAAGGCTTCAGTTTCGTTCGCTGAATCCACTCAGACGAATGGAAATGCAGATTACTGCACCAGCCACTTCTTCAGGTCGTACTCTGAGCCACAGGAGGACGAGTACTGTGGGACATAA